Proteins encoded by one window of Salvia splendens isolate huo1 chromosome 7, SspV2, whole genome shotgun sequence:
- the LOC121741730 gene encoding putative F-box protein At3g16210 has protein sequence MKQDLFRYLPSEIFIDILLRLSLENISTCKCVCKPWLNLIESDTFLKFNLSKFSPALAVSIVGTDSNWFNVFKLEDEHEPKHKHKKDPIIKFNFPQASTIQGSVNGLLLLKNPFRSHLYVCNPTTREFVELSGRLTRPRADCYGFGVSRISGQHKIVYFNPKYDGCHVYTLEAGSSWRCVEVTSPSFDCCHNSNGAFVSGNLHWYIFASCKKDLIIMMPTFKVFMRVDITIANVFSLSKFTEMATC, from the exons ATGAAGCAAGATCTGTTCAGATACCTTCCATCAGAAATCTTCATTGATATCCTACTGAGACTCTCTCTTGAAAATATTTCAACTTGCAAATGTGTCTGCAAACCATGGCTCAATCTTATTGAGAGCGATACTTTTCTCAAGTTCAATCTTTCTAAATTCTCCCCCGCCCTAGCCGTCTCCATTGTGGGGACAGATTCAAATTGGTTCAATGTTTTCAAATTGGAAGACGAGCATGAGCCCAAGCATAAGCACAAGAAGGATCCAATTATCAAGTTTAATTTCCCTCAAGCATCAACAATACAAGGTTCTGTCAACGGTttgcttcttttgaaaaatccttTTCGTAGTCATCTTTATGTATGTAACCCGACTACCCGTGAATTCGTCGAGCTCAGTGGGCGTCTTACTCGTCCTCGGGCAGATTGTTATGGATTTGGAGTGAGTAGAATAAGCGGACAACATAAGATTGTCTATTTTAACCCTAAGTATGACGGATGTCATGTATACACTCTTGAAGCGGGATCTTCGTGGAGATGCGTTGAAGTCACTTCACCCTCGTTTGATTGTTGCCACAACTCCAATGGTGCATTTGTTAGTGGTAATCTCCATTG GTACATTTTCGCATCATGCAAAAAGGACCTTATCATAATGATGCCTACCTTCAAGGTGTTTATGAGGGTCGATATTACCATCGCAAACGTCTTCAGCCTATCAAAATTTACAGAAATGGCGACTTGTTGA